In Porites lutea chromosome 9, jaPorLute2.1, whole genome shotgun sequence, a single window of DNA contains:
- the LOC140948050 gene encoding uncharacterized protein: MDKKSDRTFGSLKCVLQERTRCVLYLITVAFLVLSIVYISVAFVSMKQQLSEVKKELRAIKDSRTSLGEKDPPSRRKRRASNSQISELVRRIALLESGSVKISNGTRGQASLPGRDGRDGMQGPPGTPGRDGRDGNQGPAGPRGLPGPKGDIGPVGIPGAPGPQGEKGSQGYSLSGVIYNRWGRKTCYGDALLVYNGVMANGHHNLHGSGSNYLCLPNIPNHGKNNGGWQGTAIHSTEYESGSFLGSIQSLTNHDAPCAVCYVTSRGSQLMVPGRNKCPTGWTKEYGGYLMSSHHDHKHGTEFVCVDVDAEVVPGSHRDTNGALLYVVETSCSTDLPCKPYTDGHELTCVVCTK, translated from the exons ATGGACAAGAAGTCGGATAGAACTTTCGGTTCTTTGAAATGTGTTCTGCAGGAACGAACTCGTTGCGTTCTGTACTTGATAACCGTCGCTTTCCTAGTGTTGAGCATCGTGTATATATCTGTCGCGTTCGTCTCGATGAAGCAGCAACTATCTGAGGTAAAGAAAGAGCTTAGAGCGATTAAAGATTCAAGGACGAGTCTTGGAGAGAAAGATCCACCTTCGAGGCGTAAAAGGAGAGCTAGCAACTCGCAAATTTCCGAGCTTGTCAGGAGAATTGCTTTACTGGAAAGCGG TTCCGTGAAAATTTCCAACGGTACACGCGGACAGGCATCACTTCCAG GGCGAGATGGGAGAGATGGCATGCAAGGACCTCCCGGAACGCCAG GAAGAGATGGTAGAGACGGAAACCAAGGACCAGCAGGACCACGAGGACTGCCAGGGCCAAAAG GTGATATCGGGCCGGTGGGAATTCCTGGAGCTCCGGGACCTCAAGGAGAGAAGGGATCACAAGGATATTCGCTATCAGGCGTTATATACAATAGATGGGGAAGAAAAACCTGCTACGGAGATGCCCTGTTGGTGTATAACG gAGTCATGGCCAATGGTCATCACAATTTGCATGGTAGCGGCTCTAATTACCTTTGTCTTCCCAACATCCCTAACCATGGCAAGAACAACGGCGGCTGGCAGGGCACTGCAATACACAGTACCGAGTACGAGTCAGGGAGCTTCTTGGGATCTATCCAAAGCCTTACAAACCACGATGCTCCTTGCGCTGTTTGTTACGTCACGTCACGTGGTTCGCAATTAATGGTCCCTGGAAGAAACAAGTGCCCGACGGGATGGACAAAAGAGTACGGCGGATACCTGATGTCATCGCATCACGACCATAAACACGGCACCGAATTTGTTTGCGTTGACGTGGATGCTGAAGTTGTACCGGGGAGCCATCGCGACACGAACGGAGCATTATTGTACGTGGTTGAGACTTCCTGTAGTACAGACTTACCGTGTAAACCCTATACTGACGGCCATGAGCTGACTTGCGTTGTTTGTACCAAATAG